Proteins encoded in a region of the Nocardia asteroides genome:
- the hisS gene encoding histidine--tRNA ligase, with product MKVDNSPARGMRDLLPAEVATRDHVLSTITEIYRSYGYQRIETPALEDITRLQGGQGGENEKLIYQVLRRGLPPEVEPRSIVADLVDLGLRFDLTVPLTRFYGNNHAQLPTPFRALQVGPVWRAERPQKGRYRQFYQCDIDMIGEPGVLAEAELIEATTSALAAVGLDNVTVRLSDRRFLTAVAADSGLPEACWDKFFIALDKLDKISWDGVRAELAKSEMPGEAVAAALDKIAALQDTPTGKLLDVLADALPSVPQQSLDDFAATTASLDLLAEERSLAWQFDPTLVRGMGYYTGQIYEIAHPESSSSVAGGGRYDQLIGRSLGKDVPACGFSIGFERIVNLLGHQARHDALAILVEPDVPVAEALSAARELRHDSRTVEVVRRSGKLGAQLKRLEAASFGSFAILQLVDGAVVRSDERELETSTRTSNDRPQ from the coding sequence GTGAAAGTCGACAACAGTCCTGCCCGCGGAATGCGCGATCTGCTCCCCGCAGAGGTCGCCACGCGGGACCATGTGCTGTCGACCATCACAGAGATTTACCGCAGCTACGGCTATCAGCGCATCGAGACTCCCGCCCTGGAGGACATCACCCGCTTGCAGGGGGGCCAGGGCGGCGAGAACGAGAAGCTGATCTACCAGGTCCTGCGTCGCGGCCTGCCCCCCGAAGTCGAACCTCGCAGCATCGTCGCCGATCTGGTCGACCTCGGGCTGCGGTTCGACCTCACAGTGCCGCTGACCCGGTTCTACGGCAACAATCACGCTCAATTGCCCACCCCGTTCCGCGCCCTGCAAGTCGGCCCCGTCTGGCGTGCCGAACGGCCCCAGAAGGGCCGCTACCGCCAGTTCTACCAATGCGACATCGACATGATCGGCGAACCCGGCGTGCTGGCCGAAGCCGAGTTGATCGAAGCCACCACCAGCGCCCTGGCCGCCGTTGGCCTCGACAACGTGACCGTGCGGCTGTCCGACCGCCGGTTCCTCACCGCTGTCGCCGCAGACTCCGGCCTGCCCGAAGCCTGCTGGGACAAGTTCTTCATCGCCTTGGATAAGCTCGACAAGATCAGCTGGGACGGCGTCCGCGCCGAACTCGCCAAGTCAGAGATGCCCGGAGAGGCCGTGGCCGCAGCACTGGACAAGATCGCCGCGCTCCAGGACACCCCGACAGGCAAACTCCTTGACGTGTTGGCCGACGCGCTGCCAAGCGTGCCCCAGCAGTCCCTCGACGACTTCGCTGCCACCACCGCCAGCCTGGACCTCCTCGCGGAAGAACGTTCGCTCGCTTGGCAATTCGACCCCACCCTGGTGCGTGGCATGGGCTACTACACTGGCCAGATCTACGAGATCGCCCACCCCGAGTCGTCCAGCTCGGTCGCTGGTGGCGGACGCTATGACCAGCTGATCGGCCGATCCCTCGGTAAAGACGTACCCGCCTGCGGCTTCTCCATCGGATTCGAACGCATTGTGAACCTACTCGGCCACCAGGCTCGCCACGACGCCCTCGCGATCCTCGTCGAACCCGACGTCCCCGTTGCGGAGGCACTCTCGGCAGCGCGCGAGTTGCGGCACGATAGCCGCACGGTTGAAGTTGTCCGGCGTAGCGGCAAGCTCGGCGCTCAACTGAAGCGCCTGGAGGCGGCCTCTTTTGGATCGTTCGCGATTCTTCAACTGGTAGACGGCGCGGTCGTTCGTAGCGATGAGCGCGAACTGGAGACATCGACCCGTACCTCAAACGATCGACCACAGTAG
- a CDS encoding 2OG-Fe(II) oxygenase, whose amino-acid sequence MVIADELVAIRVDDVLDPDYASSLADHLARGIHYERDEIGDTKRVSRAMRLGDMPDSPIATAAAPDMTALDALDMFVSPWWLDQLSRWLGQPLEVLRPTTPYRMDVGDYVDPHDDCPAPEYRLSVVCNLTADWTSGDGGETVVGLVEEVVEYDDPDWFFPLKKWTLRPETRQLRPRFNSALLLPLAPTRAHAVRPVQHGSRFSITTLYGGIER is encoded by the coding sequence GTGGTCATCGCCGATGAACTTGTCGCCATCCGTGTAGATGACGTGCTCGATCCCGACTACGCCAGCTCCCTTGCCGACCATCTGGCTCGTGGAATCCACTACGAGCGCGACGAAATCGGCGACACGAAACGTGTAAGCCGTGCAATGCGTCTGGGCGACATGCCGGACAGTCCCATCGCAACGGCCGCCGCGCCCGATATGACTGCGCTCGATGCCCTCGACATGTTCGTTAGCCCGTGGTGGCTGGACCAGCTGAGCCGATGGCTCGGGCAACCTCTCGAGGTGCTGCGGCCCACGACGCCCTACCGTATGGATGTCGGTGACTACGTCGACCCGCACGATGATTGTCCAGCACCCGAGTACCGGCTCTCGGTCGTGTGCAATCTCACGGCGGACTGGACTTCAGGTGACGGCGGGGAAACCGTCGTCGGTCTGGTCGAAGAGGTCGTCGAATACGACGATCCGGACTGGTTCTTTCCCCTGAAGAAATGGACCCTGCGACCCGAAACACGGCAGTTGCGACCGCGATTCAACTCCGCGTTGCTTCTCCCGCTAGCACCCACACGAGCGCATGCTGTCCGGCCGGTCCAACACGGATCCCGCTTCTCGATCACCACGCTGTATGGAGGCATCGAGCGATGA
- a CDS encoding helix-turn-helix domain-containing protein, whose product MTRTTNPHHPRRRRQQDRTSSSCAEIPDLGCWARRIRERRKLPRPRAADRLHISKEMLKKIENSDAPCSPVVLNHLVTAYDLDRAQERYIRDLARPAVALPPIEELRTRTDTPENRATLTYLDRREIAAAYIDPLWNVVLANERFTAGLPGIQQFRDNIALWFFHPGTTTPTAEPIVVHWDSAAAYLVATLRGALGRHRETPHALTLFHNLRGAATFREAWDTSDAVAYGRRPEEPVHLRDPTTGEPYTVHIHLGYASSSHDVRFCMCYREPYPRTRSDRQC is encoded by the coding sequence ATGACCCGGACGACGAACCCGCACCATCCACGACGACGCCGCCAGCAGGACCGCACCAGTTCGTCGTGTGCGGAGATACCCGACCTCGGTTGCTGGGCACGCCGGATCCGCGAGCGCCGCAAGCTCCCGCGCCCGCGCGCCGCCGACCGCCTCCACATCAGCAAGGAGATGCTCAAGAAGATCGAGAACAGCGATGCCCCGTGCTCGCCAGTGGTTTTGAATCACCTCGTCACCGCCTACGACCTCGATCGCGCGCAGGAACGCTACATCCGTGACCTCGCCCGGCCCGCGGTCGCTCTGCCGCCGATCGAGGAACTACGCACCCGCACCGACACTCCCGAGAACCGGGCGACACTGACCTACCTCGACCGCCGCGAGATCGCCGCCGCCTACATCGATCCGCTGTGGAATGTGGTCCTCGCCAACGAACGGTTCACTGCAGGCCTGCCCGGCATCCAACAGTTCCGCGACAACATCGCCTTGTGGTTCTTTCACCCCGGCACCACCACGCCCACCGCCGAACCCATCGTCGTGCACTGGGACAGCGCCGCCGCCTACCTGGTCGCGACCCTGCGCGGCGCCCTCGGACGCCACCGCGAAACCCCGCACGCCCTCACCCTCTTCCACAACCTGCGCGGTGCGGCCACCTTCCGCGAGGCGTGGGACACCAGCGACGCCGTCGCTTACGGCCGCCGCCCCGAGGAACCCGTCCACCTGCGCGACCCCACCACCGGCGAGCCGTACACCGTACACATCCACCTCGGCTACGCCTCGAGCTCCCACGACGTCCGATTCTGCATGTGCTACCGCGAGCCCTACCCCCGGACCAGGTCTGACCGACAGTGTTAG
- a CDS encoding PqqD family protein, protein MSAKLESTKISLHTHAVARKTSAGLTMLFDRAKGVMYELNESASAIVGLLAEGPQEFGEIVEALTLEFDAAPEEIAADVTAFIADFTDAGLLKRGDDAA, encoded by the coding sequence ATGTCCGCAAAACTCGAAAGCACCAAGATCTCTCTTCACACCCACGCCGTGGCGCGAAAGACAAGCGCTGGCCTGACAATGCTGTTCGACAGAGCCAAGGGCGTGATGTACGAGCTGAACGAATCCGCGTCGGCCATCGTCGGTCTGCTGGCGGAAGGCCCCCAGGAATTCGGCGAAATCGTCGAAGCGCTAACCCTCGAATTCGACGCGGCGCCCGAAGAGATCGCCGCCGACGTCACCGCCTTCATCGCCGACTTCACCGATGCCGGGCTGCTGAAGCGGGGCGACGATGCAGCATGA
- a CDS encoding phytanoyl-CoA dioxygenase family protein: protein MTDDEREQWAEQGYLHIRGALAPAEVQTLHAALLDLHSSDAAVDFADVFDAGNNRDLSIANALRWCPELDLLLDHPGVFGRILGLIGPYVQVLGSEIFFRYPAPEPLVAFHTDQGPSLIHAAPSVKEVQIKAQFFLTELTRPDAGNFTVAPGSHQANFPGKIAFEQVAEPRQILAHAGDVVLFPLSLGHGVAANTSDTTRISVVLRYGQLFCRPVDYWITPDVDILDRQTPRRRRLLGDFGARSRPGDVYGAIPDQLELIYGDDWSDTDQARADFCQAQQSLHAYETL from the coding sequence ATGACCGACGACGAACGCGAGCAATGGGCCGAACAGGGCTATCTGCACATCCGCGGCGCGCTCGCGCCTGCCGAAGTACAAACGCTTCACGCTGCGCTGCTCGACCTGCACAGCAGCGACGCTGCCGTCGATTTTGCCGATGTCTTCGACGCTGGCAACAATCGAGACCTGAGCATCGCGAATGCGCTGCGCTGGTGCCCAGAACTGGATCTGCTGCTCGATCACCCTGGGGTGTTCGGCCGGATTCTCGGGCTCATCGGCCCGTACGTGCAGGTGCTCGGCTCGGAGATCTTCTTCCGATACCCCGCACCCGAGCCTCTCGTGGCCTTCCATACCGACCAAGGCCCGTCGCTCATCCACGCCGCACCCAGCGTCAAGGAAGTGCAGATCAAAGCCCAGTTCTTCCTCACCGAACTCACCAGGCCCGATGCTGGGAACTTCACCGTCGCTCCTGGCTCCCACCAGGCGAACTTTCCGGGCAAGATCGCGTTCGAACAGGTTGCCGAGCCCAGACAGATCCTTGCGCATGCCGGTGACGTGGTGTTGTTCCCGCTCTCACTCGGTCATGGCGTCGCAGCCAACACCAGCGACACCACCCGCATTAGCGTGGTCCTGCGCTACGGCCAACTATTCTGCCGACCCGTCGACTATTGGATAACTCCCGACGTCGATATCCTCGATCGCCAAACGCCGCGCCGCCGCCGGCTACTGGGCGATTTCGGGGCGCGCAGCCGCCCCGGCGACGTCTACGGCGCGATCCCCGATCAACTGGAGCTGATCTACGGCGACGACTGGTCGGATACTGACCAAGCCCGAGCCGACTTCTGCCAGGCACAACAAAGCCTCCATGCCTACGAGACCCTCTAG
- a CDS encoding B12-binding domain-containing radical SAM protein — protein sequence MKILFVNPHYTHDPHTLLLHPPLGYAYMARSLRRAGHEVVHVDLPFEGNNVDALIARLDDIYPDLVGVTSVAQSYFHALEIARAVRSWRPTTPIVFGGPHVSFIGTECLSRHDCVDFVLLFDAEDSIVDLADALGSGAGTSTLAKVPGLVFRDGPGVRTTAPAPPEMDLDRYGRPDRSIFDMRNYLDYDYETVVMTARGCPSRCTFCSTTIAGRTARWNSPTHVADEMETVAEMGFSSIFFGDDTFSGDPRRAVAICEEITGRGLTIPWTSNMRAQDARPQVLDAMIEAGAYRVFVGFESVQEQTLRLVKKGTSPARLYKTAARIMAAGLELHASFIVGAPGDTPETLAATMDFIRLVNPTVATFNVMEPRPGTDVYANPGRYGITIPDKYWYETTSWLDMPVCHNEAMSTTDIRDWVSRCYDEFCSPDFRDTANLRRLEPIRSQWDHAAEQVQKHLPFVGRPA from the coding sequence ATGAAGATTCTGTTCGTCAATCCGCACTACACGCACGACCCGCATACGTTGCTGTTGCATCCCCCTCTCGGCTACGCCTACATGGCGCGCTCGCTGCGCAGGGCAGGACACGAAGTGGTGCACGTGGACCTGCCTTTCGAGGGCAACAACGTCGATGCGCTGATTGCAAGGCTCGACGACATCTACCCGGACCTGGTCGGCGTCACCTCCGTCGCTCAGAGCTACTTTCACGCGCTCGAGATCGCGCGAGCCGTTCGCAGCTGGCGGCCGACGACCCCGATTGTGTTCGGTGGCCCGCATGTCTCGTTCATCGGCACCGAATGCCTCTCCCGCCACGACTGCGTCGACTTCGTGCTGCTGTTCGACGCCGAGGACAGCATCGTCGACCTCGCTGACGCTCTTGGTTCCGGCGCCGGCACCTCGACGCTGGCGAAGGTACCCGGCCTGGTCTTCCGAGACGGACCCGGCGTCCGGACGACGGCGCCCGCGCCTCCGGAGATGGATCTCGACCGATACGGACGACCCGACCGCAGCATCTTCGACATGCGCAACTACCTCGACTACGACTACGAGACGGTCGTCATGACCGCCCGAGGATGCCCAAGTCGCTGCACCTTCTGCTCGACGACGATCGCTGGTCGTACGGCCCGGTGGAACAGCCCGACGCACGTCGCGGACGAGATGGAAACCGTCGCCGAGATGGGGTTCTCCTCGATCTTCTTCGGTGACGACACCTTCTCCGGCGACCCGCGCCGAGCAGTTGCGATCTGCGAGGAGATCACGGGGCGTGGCCTGACGATCCCGTGGACCAGCAACATGCGGGCACAGGACGCGCGCCCGCAAGTGCTCGACGCGATGATCGAGGCGGGCGCATATCGGGTGTTCGTCGGATTCGAGTCCGTTCAGGAACAGACACTGCGACTGGTGAAAAAGGGCACCTCGCCTGCGCGGCTGTACAAGACGGCTGCGCGGATCATGGCGGCGGGGCTGGAGCTGCATGCGTCATTCATTGTCGGTGCGCCAGGGGACACCCCCGAAACCCTGGCGGCCACCATGGATTTCATCCGGCTCGTGAATCCCACGGTCGCCACGTTCAACGTCATGGAGCCCCGCCCCGGCACGGACGTGTACGCAAATCCCGGACGGTACGGCATCACGATTCCCGACAAGTACTGGTACGAAACAACCAGTTGGCTCGACATGCCCGTCTGCCACAACGAAGCCATGTCCACCACGGACATTCGCGACTGGGTCAGCCGCTGCTACGACGAGTTCTGCTCTCCCGACTTCCGCGATACCGCCAATCTGCGACGCCTGGAACCGATCCGCAGCCAATGGGACCACGCGGCTGAGCAGGTGCAGAAACACCTTCCGTTCGTCGGGAGACCGGCATGA
- a CDS encoding radical SAM protein gives MQHEAVLVRPDDFQLPDHPLPILVQLGLTYRCNLKCSHCYALYRRNRDEFTLAEIEQLAQQLHSEGAASLVYSHGENMIRRDFHEAAAVFRDLDFYQTLMLNGFYVRQPEDAEKLIRAGISRAMVSIDSTDPAVHDRVRGKAGAFDVAVRALRMLKQEGMATVGFSTTIDSHNYEDVDRIVDFALDIGVDAISFMQNRYNLHSVFDRTLWPRYQQVCKRLYQSILDHRGVLDIYTHDPFMLTLIDDRLTDQAARELFIGSNLCNVGTSMVSIDPVGNVSGCNFIEEAIGNVRDEPFADIWQRLVDRYSDRREPPSGPCGSCSALGPCMGGCKAFHYNGKYDERCGAQRFVDSNPHGLDTAQQTISATAPQRAPGVFVGLPRLRLGAE, from the coding sequence ATGCAGCATGAGGCCGTGCTCGTCAGGCCCGACGACTTCCAGCTTCCCGATCATCCGCTTCCGATCCTGGTCCAGCTGGGTCTGACCTATCGATGCAACCTGAAATGCAGTCACTGCTACGCCCTGTACCGGCGCAACCGGGATGAGTTCACGCTCGCCGAGATCGAGCAGTTAGCACAGCAACTGCACAGCGAGGGCGCGGCAAGCCTGGTGTACTCGCACGGCGAGAACATGATCCGTCGGGATTTCCACGAGGCAGCAGCGGTCTTCCGGGACCTGGATTTCTACCAGACCCTGATGCTCAACGGCTTCTACGTCCGCCAGCCCGAGGACGCGGAGAAGCTCATCCGAGCAGGGATCAGTCGCGCGATGGTGTCGATCGACAGCACTGACCCCGCCGTGCACGATCGGGTCCGCGGCAAGGCCGGGGCGTTCGACGTCGCCGTCCGGGCTCTCCGGATGCTCAAGCAGGAAGGCATGGCAACGGTGGGTTTTTCGACCACCATCGACTCCCACAACTATGAGGATGTCGACCGCATCGTCGACTTCGCCCTAGACATCGGAGTCGACGCGATCAGTTTCATGCAGAACCGGTACAACCTGCACAGCGTCTTCGATCGCACCCTGTGGCCCCGTTACCAGCAAGTGTGTAAGCGGTTGTATCAGTCGATCCTCGATCACCGAGGCGTGCTGGACATCTACACCCACGACCCTTTCATGCTGACGCTGATTGACGACCGGCTGACTGACCAGGCGGCCCGCGAGTTGTTCATCGGATCGAATCTGTGCAATGTGGGGACCAGCATGGTGTCGATCGACCCGGTTGGTAACGTGTCCGGCTGCAACTTCATAGAAGAAGCCATCGGGAACGTTCGCGACGAGCCGTTCGCCGACATCTGGCAAAGGCTGGTCGACCGCTACTCCGACCGCCGGGAACCGCCGTCCGGACCATGCGGCTCCTGCTCGGCGCTCGGGCCGTGCATGGGCGGCTGTAAGGCGTTTCACTACAACGGCAAGTACGACGAGCGTTGCGGTGCACAGCGATTCGTGGACTCCAACCCTCACGGACTCGACACCGCGCAGCAGACCATTTCTGCGACCGCCCCGCAACGGGCTCCGGGGGTCTTCGTGGGCCTGCCTCGGCTACGCTTGGGAGCTGAGTGA
- a CDS encoding helix-turn-helix domain-containing protein has protein sequence MRKAPALDGMPDFHDSLEWLRHHHHLSRESAAQQAGFSSSYLHQLVRDRTYPGPRIFTKLADAFDLDPSQRRHLHELWHPSLDLPPAEELRQHLMLLGIQAHLDHLDTRQVLAVYLDPLRTVLHGNRIFHRMVPSLAEAGNNYFQWMFSPAARDHIDNWDNEARYTVTILRGTLGRYRDLPRARSLFRKLRTTPEFPRVWESTPMQVTYDRPRPTPIHIRTPGTDQPLSLSLEISDYPDCPDVLLAYGLYDTSAIAR, from the coding sequence ATGCGCAAAGCCCCGGCACTCGACGGGATGCCCGACTTCCACGACTCGCTCGAATGGCTGCGCCACCACCATCACCTCTCCCGCGAGTCCGCCGCCCAACAAGCCGGCTTCAGCAGCTCCTACCTCCACCAGCTCGTCCGGGATCGGACCTACCCCGGCCCTCGTATCTTCACCAAACTGGCCGACGCCTTCGACCTCGACCCCTCACAGCGACGACACCTGCACGAACTGTGGCACCCCTCCCTCGACCTGCCACCCGCCGAGGAACTACGTCAGCACCTCATGCTCCTGGGCATCCAAGCCCACCTCGACCACCTCGATACCCGCCAGGTCCTCGCCGTCTACCTCGACCCCCTCCGAACCGTGCTGCACGGCAACCGAATCTTCCACCGCATGGTGCCCAGCCTCGCCGAGGCCGGCAACAACTACTTCCAGTGGATGTTCTCCCCCGCCGCCCGCGACCACATCGACAACTGGGACAACGAGGCCCGCTACACCGTCACCATCCTGCGCGGAACGCTCGGTCGATACCGCGACCTCCCCCGCGCACGATCCCTGTTCCGGAAACTGCGGACCACCCCCGAATTCCCCCGCGTCTGGGAATCCACACCCATGCAAGTCACCTACGACCGCCCCCGCCCGACACCGATCCACATTCGTACACCCGGCACCGACCAGCCCCTCTCACTCAGCCTCGAGATCAGCGACTACCCCGACTGCCCCGATGTCCTCCTCGCCTACGGCCTCTACGACACATCGGCCATCGCCCGCTAA
- a CDS encoding Gfo/Idh/MocA family oxidoreductase, producing MSLQIGLVGAGLAARSHALDIVTDPTMNLAGVAAARHSSAAATAEDFGSTAYHDVDSMVHAGVLDAVVVAVPPRAVFDVLEGLPATLPCLVEKPVAATSSELPRLRRLAGERPYWVAPFNRRYQPHIRESAELVAQGAIGSLCRIEARWTGPYATRYAHTAPTYRASAGPRHGVLIDNGSHALDVIAMFLPADVPAPTPNTITAVFGRNERGADVEADLCFRAGAVEVRLVLADAEEGPGCGDWQIALEADQGAALLNENGCTFDAPEPTVIAPEPMLRPVTDLHRIAVGEPPMGSRLSDVEQISVLVTAAYDHAERSTSRWIRPRGKALGRLNGAC from the coding sequence ATGAGCCTCCAAATCGGACTCGTCGGCGCCGGACTCGCGGCGCGCTCGCATGCCCTCGACATCGTGACCGACCCAACCATGAACCTCGCTGGCGTAGCCGCCGCTCGCCACAGTTCGGCGGCCGCAACAGCCGAGGACTTCGGCAGCACCGCGTATCACGATGTCGATTCGATGGTGCACGCTGGCGTGCTCGATGCCGTCGTGGTGGCGGTGCCGCCGCGAGCGGTGTTCGATGTACTCGAGGGGCTTCCCGCCACACTGCCATGCCTGGTCGAGAAGCCTGTCGCCGCGACCTCCAGCGAACTTCCCCGGCTGCGGCGTCTGGCCGGCGAACGACCGTACTGGGTCGCCCCGTTCAACCGACGCTATCAGCCGCACATCCGCGAGAGCGCCGAGCTGGTCGCACAGGGGGCAATCGGGTCACTGTGCCGAATCGAGGCTCGCTGGACGGGACCGTACGCAACGAGGTATGCCCACACAGCACCCACCTACAGGGCGTCCGCCGGCCCCCGGCACGGCGTACTGATCGACAACGGTAGCCACGCACTGGATGTCATTGCCATGTTCCTGCCCGCCGACGTTCCGGCCCCCACCCCCAACACGATCACGGCGGTCTTTGGCCGTAACGAACGCGGCGCGGACGTCGAAGCGGACCTCTGTTTCCGTGCTGGGGCCGTCGAGGTGCGCCTGGTGCTCGCCGACGCGGAGGAGGGGCCTGGCTGCGGAGACTGGCAGATCGCCCTCGAAGCGGACCAAGGTGCCGCCCTCCTGAACGAGAACGGCTGCACTTTCGACGCGCCAGAACCCACCGTGATCGCGCCCGAGCCCATGCTGCGCCCGGTCACTGACCTGCACCGGATCGCAGTAGGTGAGCCGCCGATGGGTTCCCGGCTGAGTGACGTCGAGCAGATCAGCGTGCTCGTGACCGCCGCCTATGACCACGCGGAGCGATCCACCTCCCGTTGGATCCGGCCACGAGGGAAGGCCCTCGGTCGGCTCAACGGCGCCTGCTGA